The Salvia miltiorrhiza cultivar Shanhuang (shh) unplaced genomic scaffold, IMPLAD_Smil_shh fragScaff_scaffold_59:::fragment_2:::debris, whole genome shotgun sequence nucleotide sequence TGcctgtggtggtggtggtggtggtgagggGGTTTTATCAAATGGGAATGACTGTAAATTGTAGTGGCTATGGTGTTATGAGGGGAAAGTGAAGCTGGAGCTCACTTTTTTGCAATTCCCTTGATTAATATAACCCTGAGTAAATAGGGGTTGATTTTTCTCGACATTTTGGATGAGATGTCTAGATTAACTTGTATAGAATATTAAATATCTCCTTTTTTGAATGTATATCTTTTTGAGGAAGTAGCTTAATTTCGTGCTAATGAAATGAACGGCACAATTAGGGCACAACCACTGCACAATACGGGCAAGATTGTGCTCCGATGTTGCATAATAATGGCATGACATGATAAGAAATACTGCTTTTGTCCACTATAAGTGCGGTGTAGTTTGAAAGATGCATATTTTAATATTGGGAGATGTGTTTTAAATAGATAAAGGAGATgtttatttttacattattaGTGAAatgcatgattgaatattttcatCCTCAAAAGTAAGATTGcttcaataaaaataatcaaggctcttgggatatctcaaattttaattcatcaaagtaaacaaatgattaactttattatttttatcaatcaaggTTAGTTCTCCGAAGTAAACGCCCACAAAGGGTTTAACAAAAAGTATTGTATTAGGTTTCGGGTTTGAGTGTTTTACATATTAGATTTTTCATAAATATTGTGTAATTGAGATTGAAAATATCAGAAATTATCTTAATGAGAATGAACATGTGTTGTGGCATGtgataatgaaaattgataTGAGTATGTTGTTGGTAATGCATGAGTAACAATTCAAACTAGGATTTGAATCCTAGTAATGGTGTAAATTTCACCAATTAATCGAATTGCGGCTATTAATGCATTACAAGCAGTTTATTTAACGGTACATATTGACTTATTCGTCATTCTTATTTCTCACGAAAATAGTCATTCTCAAACTTAATCCCAGAAATATAAATGTACGTATATCAAAACGAAAATATTATACATTTTGTGgataaactaaaataataaaaaagatcacgtttttttgtggacgaaagGAATATCAAGTATAGATATGTGTTTTGGTCACTTCGGTATAAATCTTATTTCTTACAGTAAAAACTGAAAACtaatcaaaaaatcaaattctttagataaagataattgaaaattaatcgAAACATAATGGAAATCAGTTCAATTTCCTTACCCAAACTTACTATCAAGTATCAAGGTGTGTTGTCTTTGATAAAAAAGggttttttcattctttttacaTGTTCCTTTAGTTAAAAAAATTCCTCCGACAGGAAGAAAAATGTGTCAGAGGAAATTTTTTCCGAGTAGCCccttttttcacattttcactccaattcacgataatattatcacaagttataggtgtgataatatttttccaTATTGTATATtcttatgatattttatttttaccatTAAAATATATGGTACTCAATTTAACTCATCTCTCTAtatttcttcttctctcttcctttgttctctctctctccataatattttcatatattttttcaccaaagaaaatatgagattaAAAGAATGAGGATCACCGAAATAATAAACTTACAATTAAAGATAacacacaaaaataataaattatttcatttacataatttaaatttatgatcaCTTACTGATAATACGATAAAGTTCACGAAACATAACAAATGCGTAAATGAggttataaattttttacataTGAAAGAAAAGACGGTATAcatatatcaaatataaaaaactACTAAAAATATGGTTTGTGTCATATTATAATATGACATATATCAGCTTAGGTTTGGAAGTGTAGGGTaggattttttgttttttattaaaagaaagaacattattataattataattataattataattataattataattataataacatAATAAAACTGTCGTGTCTTATTGGGTTAGCCCGAATTTTTTCTATGCTACGTACACCCCACCAAATCTAATGATTGTTGTATTGTGTTTACGTCAATTAGTCGTGACGTGTGTAAAGTCGTTAACTTTAATTTCATCCATTCTATGAACAATTTTTATAGATATCACGGCAAAATAATATTAAGAGGTAAGTATCAGCTGATAGCGATCTCATGGATAAAATCGGTTTTCAGGAGAGAACGCGACTACATAATATAGGGCACGAGCGGGACTTTGGCGAAGCCACGATCACGACCCATAGCGCGGCCTTAGAGCTAGTACAAGGTGTTAGGGCAGAGTGCAGCGTGCAACCGCGGTTTTGGCGAAGCCGCGACTGGGGCTCAAGGGACAACCCTCATAGTGCATATGTAAACTGAAAAAAAGGTAATATAGAAACATTATTTTTCTTCGTATTAATggttactttttattacgacaataattacttgacaaataaatgaaaaagtaTTAAGTTAacgtgagtaaaaataacaattatcgtgaaaaaAAGCATCGTTTGacaaacattacatttctttctTCATATCGATGTACTTTTCATGACAACAATAATTACTATAAATTATCCGGTCTGTGACCCGTGACCCATCTCACTCATATACTTAGTTTCACTGGAGAGTTTGcgtaaatattaaaaattaatgctATTGTCTATTAATAAAATCATAAGTTATGTTAGGCACAGAGATAGATAAAAGTAATAGTACATCGttttttcttattaaatttaaaataattttgaacttaaaaGTATAAGATGATTTATgttgaaaatgaatttattttattttcaataaaatgatttacaaaagcttttgtaaatttaagttatttaaatttttatatattgcatattaattaagcttttgtaaatttaagttatttaaatttttatatattgcaTATTAATTAAGTTGAGTAATTAAATCAGCGAAACTCGAAAGAATTATTACCGGTCCAATTGTTTAATTCAAAAGGATTTTCGTCAGTAATAATATGTTCTCCTTAAGTTTTTCAACACTTACCATCACATTAATTCACTGCAAAAGCCACATCCTACTATCAAATGAGTTATATTCCAACCAAATTCTCCATTTTACATTCTACACAAGTCATTCAataatttaccacaattcaCTCCGACAAGGGAAAACTCTGACTTAGAGACGGGAGAGGAGAAGGCGGGGTTGGTGTGAGTTTGTGGGTGTTCTGTATGTGAGAAAGAGAGAATGAGGCAGAGCGAAAGAGGGAAACGCCGATCACCGTGGCTATAGCGCCGTCAAGGAAGAAGAGGAGTGTGGTCGGCGGCTGTATGTTTTGGTCAGGGCCGACCCTTATGTATTGTTGGTGGGGCAATGGCCCAGGGCCCCAAAATATAGGCCCAATAGTAGTATTATAccctataaaaaaattattgtaccTATTTGTTATTAAATTAGTGTACAGTGcgcaccaaaaaaaaaatttcaattCCCTCGCATTCAACGGTAATACAGACGCctatcatctctctctcgcttCTCTGTGCAcgactcactctctctctcgaagATTGAGAGGCATAGGTATTTTTGGAAAGTAGAATATGAATATAAAGATGAGACTGTGATTATGTATTCTCCAAATCTACTAATATGAATTATGGTTGTTTTTACAGCTAGCACTCATTATATATCGTTCTTAAGTGTTTATAATAAAActttaaatatagaaataatttatttgttgtaaatttatttttgtttgtttctacaccaattatttaattaactaaaaaaatacttaaaaaaatatttgaagacTAGAAAAGCTTGACCTTGAAGAAgttattgatgattttgcttCTCAAAATACTAGAAGATATAaactatttttataattatttgatcattgTTTTTTAGTTTATTGCACTTTATAGTTAATGTTACAGGTGTACAACTATCTCAAATTTGTTACAACTTTTCGAAACTTTATTTTTTAAGGGGCCTCTTTTATCCTCTTCGCCTAGGGCCCTCggaatgtcagggccggccctggtgTTGGTGTCGTGTGTGTGAGTTGCGTTTATGAGTGTGCTGAGTTTTAGctagataaataaaattatgctCATTACGAAGTTGAAACCTGGGAAAATATTCAAAATGCAAGGGAAACAATCTTCCCATATCATTCTTTTCTAACACCAACAGAAGGAATTGGATATTTTACACCAATTAACAGAAGGAATTGGATAGGTCATAAAGGAATACACACCATTTAAGTTGGGACAGAGGAAGTACATTGTAATTGATAGCAAGCAACACGCAGAGTATtgtatccacatggactgaaTTATCACTATGAATAATCCTAATTTTGATGTACTAGTTTTAGACTTaagcaaagaaaataaataaaatcagataaaaaaaaatcaagatatAAAAGACTGATACTAGAAAATGCAATTTCATTAATTAGATCTACATGATTAACCTCTTAATTCAAATTATCAATTTAATCCAATTTTGATGAAAGTTCACAAAATTCACCATATACTCTCGTGTTATTCGATAGAGCAGTGTATGCCAGTAGATTAATATATTCTCTATCACCTGTAAGTATAAAGAAGATATATACTAACTCCAAaatattttttctccactatcaatacaattaacaatatttctttaaaactcgtgtcatccccTACTAGGAATTTATTtgggggacgaagggagtatatttaacttaattttGACTGTCAACTAAGTTCTAATtttgttgaaagtcaaacttagattaaaattgcaacaaaaatataaatttatgtatttttttagcttaattgaaaacttaggtgaaaattatCATATattcaaaattcgtgtattttttagccataaaaaaaatattaataagacaatattttcaaaattagtAATGGGCCTCTTATTTATCTAGAAAAAGGACCCGTAATTCCACATGATATGCCCGGCCCATTGCACGAGAAGGCGCGTGAAATATAAAACCGGAGGGAAAAGAGAAGGCAAATTCCGCGCGGGAAAATCAACACCTGAAACAACCCGCTACCGCTTCCACCGGTCACCGTAATGCAATATTTATACCTCGAGATAATATTTCCTTGTGTAATTATAtgcactccctccgtccactaattcatgacctaaggaGCAAaatacgggttttaagaaaaaatatatttttattagttgagtggagaaagggacccacaattaatgtattgtttattaattgagtggagaaaaagtgtattgttttgggacccatcaattaaatataaataaaaacttactaaaaatggataggccttgagttggtggacgtcccaaaaaggaaagaaggccttgaattagtggacggagggagtatttttcacTTTCCTTCCCCCACAAAAAACGATATTTACCTTTGACACCCAGTTCCACAATACAAAATCTTTTACTATCTGTTTCACCACAACCCTTCTtcaattccaattccaattccaatcCTCTCCAACTAATAGCTTCAAAAACAGGGGCCAAATTTGGAGCCCTAATTCAGCTATGGAGGGGAAGGACGTGAAGCGACGATTGGTTCAGTCGACGCTGTTTCCTCACAAGGAGACTGCAATTAAGGCCGGGGAAAACTGCGGCGCTGATAGAGAAGAAGCGGTGGTGCaagaggatgaggatgaggatgaggagTGGTGTGGCAGTAGCAAAAAGCGGAGGGGAACTAAAAAGAAGGGCAATTCTAAACAGAAAACGACGCCCCGAGCTTCTGCAAAGAAGGTATCTTCGTAGGTTTAACGATCACATCCCGCATTGTCCCTTTTATGATATTTATGGTGATAGAAGGGGGATTTTTCTTGGAGTTTTAGTTTATATGATTTATTATAACATGCAGCTCAGctattatttttgtttgaagTAAGATCCCATAGATAAAGTAGTTGTGGATGACTTGTTCAAGCTAAACCTTGCTGATCAGCCTAGATGTATTCATAATGAATGAGATCGTTTCTGGTGCGCGTTTtgcaatgtttttttttttctagccAAGATTGTTCTTGCCGGACTATGATACAGATGCCTTCACAAATTTGCctgcaaaaaataatttaaaaatgctAATTTACCAATATGTCCAATACTTGTGTATAAGTGTCTACATATCACTATGTGCTAGCATATGCATATAAACTGGTGGAGCTAGACTAGATTAGTTGATGGGGCTAATATAGTCATTCTTTTGATGGGGAGTAACAAATAAATGTGGTGTTCAAATAACAATATATGTGTGCGAAGAAGAATTTTGGGAAGTTCAGCTACTTGGAGGTTCTGCATCTGTGTACATGACATATAGAGTCAACTTTCAGAAGGACCAATTTAGAAGTGAGTGTGCTGAGTGTGAATACAAAATAATCTAAGCAAGGAAAGGAGTTGAAGCATGATTAGGGGTTATAGTAATGGTGTTAGGAAGATGCTAAACAGTAACTCCTGATAGTTGCAGAGCAGGTCTGATTCTTGTGATATTACTCCGTTCCATCATAAAAGAACTCAGGCTCAAGTAACTTACTTGCAAGTAACCTTAATTCATAGTATTAATTATCTATCTTCTAAATGCACTTATTTATGTATTCTTGACTATTCAGGATATAGAAAACGGAAAAGGAACTCCAACGAAGCAAGTTAAAGACAGTGATTCCCCAGTTATTCCTAGTAAGTCCACACCCAGCTGCAATTCTCCTGATACTATGTCTTAAATAGAAAGAGAAGTAGAGAACCCTATTCCGTCTTGGCCAGTGAGTCATGTCATAGATTGTACAGTTGAGGATCAATGGAGTACTCATACCATAGTCTGCTTTCATTTTCTTGCAGAGTCGAGTTTCTTTGTGAAGGTCTCTGAGCAGCGTCGTCCGAAAAGGCAGCAAAGCCAGCTGATATCTGCGGAATCCCCTGAAGAAAATGGTGATATCTGTTCAGTTCCGAGCTCTGTTGAAAGTATGTTATTTCCATGCGAAGTTCTGAAATTTGAATGGGTTCCTGATTCATTAATAGCTGTTATGTTATCTCACAATTGCGCTTTTTTTTATTGTTCCACCTCATTGAGATGCTGCTGGTGGCTTATCTATCAGATATTTGACATTACATTGGAGTATATACTACTTTACCAATTTACATAATtatctaaaagaaaaaaatccgTAGATTGTAGGACGACTCCTCAAAAGCAGAAGCAGCGGGGTAAATCAACTCCGAGGAAGGAAAAGAGGAGTTCAACACCCAGCAAGAAGATGAAAAGTGGCAAAAGAGAGTTACAATTTGATCACATCCCATGTGATCTTCCACCGGATGAACAGCCTATGCATAAACTTCCTGATCTAAGATTGGAGGCAAAATTGATAGCAGAGGTAGGTTAACCTGATACCCCCCTTCCCCAAGAGGGGTGTGCATATGTTTGTGTTTAATTTGGTGTAGAAGAATGTTAATATATTTCATAGAAGTTTGAAGGATTCTTACTTTTCATTATTATGGTATTAGAGTTGGTCTGAGAAATTCCCATGGTTTTAGGAAAACACACGCATATTTTCTGGACGACAAATTCATCCATTTTTTAAGTCATGGAAAGGGGGAAAAACAAGTCAAGCAATGACTGATCCAGAAAGCAATTGGTCCCCTGTTGAgagaaaggaaaaaggcattGCTTTCAACCCTATCCATGTGTTTGAGGATGTTCAGGTGTGTTCTCCATTTGTTTTGACAACTAGGAAATAGGATGTTCTTCAGCAGATCTGCCACATGCAAACGTTTAAGAGGTGATTTCTTGTGTAATGAATCCCCATGCAGGGCAATCATTCAACTTTCACTTGGGGACATTGGATATTTTCTGAAAGAAGTGCCATCAGTGATCTGCAATGCGGAAGCTCACCACTTTTTGAAGGATCCATGGTTTCCTTAAATTTTGATAACTATATGAATTTCTCACAATTCACCCCAACATCATTAAACCAAAACTCTCATCAGTGTTCTGTCCCACAAGAAGGGGTTTTTAGCAAAGAAAATTATACAAATGTGCTGCCAAAATGTACAGAAGATTCACTTGCTGGATCTATTGAATCTGTGTTGCAGGTAATAATAATATTCAGTAGCTATGTTTGACTAGTGGTTTAGCAGTGTGATCTACATGATGCACTTGATATATTGGGAATATGTTCTCTTTTTAAATTGTTGAACCCCCTTCCAGATGTAGCTCTTCTGCCTTTACTTAATTTTTCATATGGAGTGTAAAGAGAATGATCTCAAAATTTTCAGGATCACAAACAAGAAAGTAACGGTTTTGTCAACAAGATACACTTAGGTGGGAACTTGGATCTTCAGCTTGAGGATAAACTTCTCCAGGAAAG carries:
- the LOC131003011 gene encoding uncharacterized protein LOC131003011 is translated as MEGKDVKRRLVQSTLFPHKETAIKAGENCGADREEAVVQEDEDEDEEWCGSSKKRRGTKKKGNSKQKTTPRASAKKDIENGKGTPTKQVKDSDSPVIPKSSFFVKVSEQRRPKRQQSQLISAESPEENGDICSVPSSVENCRTTPQKQKQRGKSTPRKEKRSSTPSKKMKSGKRELQFDHIPCDLPPDEQPMHKLPDLRLEAKLIAEENTRIFSGRQIHPFFKSWKGGKTSQAMTDPESNWSPVERKEKGIAFNPIHVFEDVQGNHSTFTWGHWIFSERSAISDLQCGSSPLFEGSMVSLNFDNYMNFSQFTPTSLNQNSHQCSVPQEGVFSKENYTNVLPKCTEDSLAGSIESVLQDHKQESNGFVNKIHLGGNLDLQLEDKLLQERIMSHYHTSHNKPENCLWTDKYQPQNAKE